The following proteins are co-located in the Haliovirga abyssi genome:
- a CDS encoding isoamylase, whose translation MRRSGRLLLVLVALTMSFAGCLQKEVVKENNSKENIATNYTTRATSGLTAYSAVDESTWGTQSWGLGSNFVNGIGSDATFAVYSKDATKMVLEIYTSSYGVDASYTYDMKKNSDNIWRAKVATLPNGVYYAFRAWGPNWPYSSSWSRGNSEAGFISDVDSNGNRFNPNKVLYDPYTKELSHDKSNPTALNGNTAEIFASGSTLYGNLPRRDIDTGKYAPKSILLEDNTSFGVKPGIAQKDAIIYETHLRGFTEHSSSVNLSSILSGISGFSDVKSVPNAYRGTYKGAGYMANYLKDLGYTTIELLPVQETDNDGNSASQAGGNYWGYMTYGYFAPDRRYSYDKNPGGPTKEFKNMVKAFHDAGLEVYLDVVYNHTGEGGVWSDKDTAELTSFRGLDNSSYYALTTDNQYYWQSTGCGNNFDSSKNVVRNLIEDSLTYWTTKMGVDGFRFDLAPVLGRDAAPNYYFNSNATLLTDIALMTDAYNVEMIAEAWDTGTYQVGNFPNKWGEWNGRYRDAIRKFLKGDGNTSDFTSMINGDWNDFNDQGGPQKSVNFIDAHDGFTLMDLVSYNTKNNLNVSWPFGPTDGGNDTTNSWDSNGDQSLRRTRVRNFFVTQMFSRGIPMTVWGDEFGRTQNGNNNPYNVDSVATWNNYNMINTDSPDAVALTTGSYHNNYGTDYQDGKNDLFEFVSKLTKIRKYHSALRQDKYADFYLDSGNDVTYSFTKADGSYLGSDDRCVSTRIDGSAIGDDDFLVLTNMWSGWVNFNVPSASYGKKWVRVIDTASWAEQYNNIWDSWNSVTISNSYGVNPWSIVVLEEVNQ comes from the coding sequence ATGAGAAGAAGTGGGAGATTATTACTAGTGTTGGTAGCTTTAACAATGTCGTTTGCAGGCTGTTTACAAAAAGAGGTTGTTAAAGAAAACAATTCTAAAGAAAATATTGCTACGAATTATACTACTAGAGCTACTAGTGGATTAACTGCATATAGTGCAGTAGATGAATCAACTTGGGGAACTCAATCGTGGGGGTTAGGTTCTAATTTTGTAAACGGGATAGGAAGTGATGCTACATTTGCCGTTTATTCAAAAGATGCAACAAAAATGGTATTGGAAATTTATACTAGCTCTTATGGAGTAGATGCATCGTATACATATGATATGAAGAAAAATAGTGATAATATTTGGAGAGCAAAAGTTGCTACTTTGCCAAATGGAGTTTATTATGCTTTTAGAGCGTGGGGTCCAAATTGGCCATATAGCAGTAGTTGGAGTAGAGGGAATAGTGAAGCTGGATTTATATCAGATGTAGATTCTAACGGGAATAGATTTAATCCAAATAAAGTTTTATATGATCCATATACAAAAGAATTAAGTCATGATAAAAGTAATCCTACTGCATTAAATGGAAATACTGCTGAAATATTTGCAAGCGGAAGTACACTATATGGTAATCTTCCGAGAAGAGATATAGATACAGGGAAATATGCTCCAAAATCTATTTTATTAGAAGATAACACAAGCTTTGGTGTGAAACCTGGAATAGCTCAAAAAGATGCAATAATTTATGAAACACATTTGAGAGGGTTTACAGAACACTCATCATCTGTAAATTTATCTAGTATACTAAGTGGAATTTCTGGATTTAGTGATGTTAAAAGTGTTCCTAATGCTTATAGAGGAACATACAAAGGTGCTGGATATATGGCTAATTATTTGAAGGATTTGGGATATACGACAATAGAATTATTGCCTGTGCAAGAAACAGATAATGATGGGAATTCAGCTAGTCAAGCAGGTGGAAATTATTGGGGATATATGACATATGGATATTTTGCTCCAGATAGAAGATATTCTTATGATAAAAACCCAGGAGGACCAACAAAAGAGTTTAAGAATATGGTAAAAGCCTTTCATGATGCTGGGTTAGAAGTTTATTTAGATGTAGTTTATAATCATACTGGAGAAGGTGGGGTTTGGTCAGATAAAGACACCGCTGAATTAACATCTTTTAGAGGATTGGATAATTCTTCATATTATGCTTTAACTACAGATAATCAATATTACTGGCAATCAACAGGATGTGGAAATAATTTTGATTCTTCAAAAAATGTAGTGAGAAATTTAATAGAGGATTCTTTGACATATTGGACGACAAAAATGGGTGTAGATGGATTTAGATTTGACTTAGCACCAGTATTAGGAAGAGATGCAGCGCCTAATTATTATTTTAATTCGAACGCTACATTATTAACAGATATAGCTTTGATGACAGATGCTTATAATGTAGAAATGATAGCAGAAGCTTGGGATACAGGAACTTATCAAGTGGGTAATTTTCCAAATAAATGGGGAGAATGGAATGGAAGATACAGAGATGCAATAAGAAAATTCTTAAAAGGTGACGGAAATACAAGTGATTTTACGTCAATGATTAATGGAGACTGGAATGATTTTAATGATCAAGGAGGACCACAAAAATCAGTGAACTTTATAGATGCGCATGATGGATTTACATTAATGGATTTAGTAAGTTACAATACTAAAAATAATTTGAATGTATCTTGGCCATTTGGACCAACTGATGGAGGAAATGATACTACTAATTCTTGGGATAGTAATGGAGATCAATCTTTAAGAAGAACAAGAGTTAGAAATTTCTTTGTAACACAAATGTTTTCAAGAGGAATTCCAATGACAGTTTGGGGAGATGAATTTGGTAGAACTCAAAATGGAAATAACAATCCATATAATGTAGACAGTGTTGCAACTTGGAATAATTATAATATGATAAATACAGATTCTCCAGATGCTGTAGCTTTAACAACTGGAAGTTATCATAATAATTATGGAACTGATTATCAAGATGGAAAAAATGATCTGTTTGAATTTGTAAGTAAATTAACAAAAATTAGAAAATATCATTCAGCATTAAGACAAGATAAATATGCAGATTTTTATTTAGATAGTGGAAATGATGTTACATATTCATTTACAAAGGCTGATGGCTCTTATTTGGGGAGTGATGATAGATGTGTTTCAACAAGAATTGATGGAAGTGCAATAGGAGATGATGATTTCTTAGTGCTTACAAATATGTGGTCAGGTTGGGTTAATTTTAATGTACCAAGTGCATCATATGGTAAAAAATGGGTAAGAGTAATAGATACAGCAAGTTGGGCAGAACAATATAATAATATATGGGATTCTTGGAATTCAGTAACTATTAGTAATAGCTATGGAGTAAATCCATGGAGTATAGTTGTACTAGAAGAGGTAAATCAATAA